A region from the Rhinoderma darwinii isolate aRhiDar2 chromosome 2, aRhiDar2.hap1, whole genome shotgun sequence genome encodes:
- the SNRPC gene encoding LOW QUALITY PROTEIN: U1 small nuclear ribonucleoprotein C (The sequence of the model RefSeq protein was modified relative to this genomic sequence to represent the inferred CDS: deleted 1 base in 1 codon): protein MPLSKMEILRSTPSCDAISCRLQYRRVGFRVVSAGDKGDDSAINIMPKFYCDYCDTYLTHDSPSVRKTHCSGRKHKENVKDYYQKWMEEQAQSLIDKTTAAFQQGKIPPTPFAAPPAGSAMIPPPPNMGGPPRPGMMPGPPMAGPPMMPMMGPPPPGMMPLGHGPGMRPPMGAHMQMMAGPPMMRPPARPMMLQSRPGMARPDR from the exons ATGCCCCTAAGTAAGATGGAGATTCTGCGCTCAACGCCCTCT TGTGACGCAATATCCTGTCGACTACAATACCGGCGGGTTGGTTTCCGCGTCGTTTCCGCCGGAGACAAAGGTGACGATTCCGCCATCAACATCATGCCCAA gttttattgtgactactgtGACACCTACCTCACTCATGATTCG CCATCAGTGCGCAAGACCCACTGCAGTGGAAGAAAGCACAAGGAAAACGTAAAAGATTACTATCAGAAATGGATGGAAGAGCAAGCCCAGAGTTTAATTGATAAAACTA CTGCTGCTTTTCAGCAAGGGAAAATACCACCCACACCTTTTGCGGCACCACCTGCTGGAAGTGCCATGATCCCACCACCACCTAACATGG GTGGCCCTCCACGGCCTGGTATGATGCCCGGGCCACCCATGGCAGGCCCCCCAATGATGCCAATGATGGGACCTCCCCCACCAGGAATGATGCCATTAGGACATG gTCCTGGTATGAGACCGCCAATGGGAGCTCACATGCAAATGATGGCTGGTCCTCCTATGATGCGTCCACCCGCCCGTCCCATGATGCTCCAGTCTCGCCCTGGCATGGCACGTCCTGACCGATAG